The DNA sequence ACACTGGCAGATGCTCTGTCTAACAACGGCCCACCTGCTCCATATATATCCACCGACCTTTTATTTCTGACCTTAAGGATACACCCCCACATCCATCCCACAGTTCATCCACCTTCTGCTCATACAGCCAAATAGCTTTATTTTTTTCCGCCAAATGTCTTTAACGATGCCATTTGTGGTTCAGCAAAGCACCTGTCGGTTTGGTAATCAGCACTTTACAGCCATAGCGTCCAACGTGGAATTAAATTACATCCTTTTTGGATGGAGTGTTGTATCGGGATGACTATCTAAATTACTTGATTGTTTTGACCTTAACTTAATGTACGTAAGTCTCACAgtgaatgatgatgatgatgatgatgatgatgattttttCTGGAAACTGCACATGCCACTTTTCCAAGGTAGTCACCTTTTATTTTCATGTGTCATATTTCTGTCATTATTAGGCCCCTTTGtattttaatatgaataatagGAGAAAACGTCAATGAAAACAGTTATCAATAAGCACATACTAGCACATAATAGGATACTATTTGTTAGTCAATAGTGATTATATGAGTTATATACACTAGATGTTAGTTAGCAGCTTTATATAATTAGTTTTTACCATTTTGCTTTAAAACGTTTTACTGTTATTGTCTTCTCTTTTAGCTGGTATCTTCACTCcttttatttgaaaaaataaaagaaaggaCGTGTATATAAATTTATCATAGGTTTTTTTATGAGCTGACGTTTTCTAATGCATGTAGTTCTTGTTTGCTGTCTTTTGTGTTTATTGCTCCACTCTGGCAAAGCGCTCGGTAATGATGGTAATTTAGAAACACTTAATTACCTTTCATCAGTTTTAAGGCAAGGCAGATAAGAAATGCAAGTAAATTCAAACCAATAAGTATATCAACAGTTCCATGAGAAACGTCCGCCTCATGCTCCGTATTATCTTAAACGTCATATTTTCATGTTACTTGGATTTTTTCTGCATAAATTAAAGGCGTTACAATATGAAATTGTGACGAGAGGTTTGATGGTCGCATTATGGACGAAAGCAGAACCTAATCTTCGATTTTATAGATATATTGTTCCATTGGAAACAAAGGAAAACGCAGAAATACTAGTATTTTCAGGGAGACTGCACCACCTGCCGTCCATTCTATGcaaatttctttccttcctgtgacttttaaaagatttacatgttataatataaatgttaacagCCAGCTTAATTGCATAAACAGTTTGGTGTCCGATACAACCATATGACTACGGAAGTAGATATATTAACGAATATCTGAaaaaaatctctctctctccacataAATGCCTGAGACCCAATAAAAGTAAGAGAAAACAATAAATCAATGCCAATCTGTGAGGAATAAAGAAAATATTCCTTATATAGTATACTTAGCAATTTTCGAAATGTTTAACACACCATACAAAGCGTTTACTAAGATCACCAAAAACATATTACACCCGAAGAGGTGCGAAAGCGTTCGTATCATGAGGGGAGGATACTTTTGCTTTACGCGTTTTACTATTCCCAATTTCTTGACTTTTCTTGCATTATCACCCATCGTGTATCTTGACCCTTCGTGTATATCGTAGCAGAAACCTTATTGGCTACACCGCTGTGACATCCAATCACACCACAGTCTTCAGGTAAGCAGTGGCTCAGCCATAGGCTGCGCTTCCTGACACTAGATCGGACGGAGCCGTGGGGATTCATTTGCCGGTGTTTTGGTGGAAACTTAGCACTAGACTTCAAGCCTTCAGTTATGGAGAAAGTTGTATTGGTGACTGGTGCAAACAGGTGACTTTTTATGCTAATTATCTACAACACCCACTATCAACTGcctgtatttaaaaatgttggaATATATATTTACTTTCTTCCAGTTGCATTTGCAAGAAAATTATACATAAACCACAGAGACGTTttctttatattaaaaatgattTAGCTTAAAACTAAACATCGGTTTTACTTGAAATGTTTTGAATAATTTAAGTACATTCTTGTGTGTAAGAACCGGGACTGCGATTCCGGTATTTGTCCGTTTTAGGTTAAACTAGTTTTTGAGTATCTTTCGTTAGTTTTTTCAGTAGTAATTCACTCCTTGGTTTTAGTTTGACTGCATTGGACAAGCGcgtatagaaaatgaatggatggatgtcaatCTGAAATACAAGCGTGATTTAGTTGTAATCGCTAATGACTAAGAGTTACAGTGTTGCACACTGCACAGATGTTTATCATTCACGTGTGTTGTCGCGCTGTGCAGTGGCATTGGCCTTGCCCTGTGCGAGCGCCTGCTGTCTCTGGACAGCCAGGTCAGTCTGTGCCTAGCCTGCAGAAACATGCAGCGGGCAGAGGCAGCCCGATCCGCCCTGCTGGCGTCCCACAGCGATGCCCACATCAACCTGATACGCCTTGACGTCGGCGACATCAGCTCCGTCCTCAGAGCTGCTCAGGAAGTCAAGATGAGGTGCAGCAATCCTGTTTCCCAACTTGACTATATGTGTTGTTTCTGTGTGGTGTCATCTACCAATGCATAAAACCAGGGTCATTTTATACTACCCAGATATAAAAGACTGGACTACATCTACCTCAATGCTGGGATCATGCCAGACCCTCAGGTGGACATCAGAGCCTTCTTTAAGGGTTTGTTCTCTAGGTATGCTCTTATAGTTTTTCCTGCCTCACTTGGTAAGCTTTCTCACTGCATTCCAGTCGCTTTACATCCCTGGTTTCCTTCTCAATGTTTCACCAGAGTGTATTTCTGCCTAATTTAATGGAATTTATATAACAGTCAACAGGGCAGACTGGGGAGTGATGGCTCTGAGGCGAGGGATCTGTGCCGGTGATCGGAATGTTGTTGGTTCTAATCCCATGAATGCCACGAGTGATCCTACTCTGTTGAGCCCCTGAgccaggcccttaacctgcGATTGCTTCATGCTGGGTGTGACGCtaacctacatccagccctgcaagcaggtcctccaacttacagggaaaatttgggggttggtggcaggtttgacactccagccactggaaaaaacttcacactgttccattccATTCGAACTAGTGttgtgctgaggtatcacctcactgcatggctgcactcggGATCTCATCCCCGAGGTGGTGGGTGAGGCAACAGGAAGTATCAGCATGCTCCTTATCTCCTTGTAATATCTTACAGACATTGTAATACTTCTTGCCGTAACTTactattgttgtttttattaggTTTCATGCCTTGTTGATTTCATGAttttgtgacattttaaaatatccatccatctctccatccatcttctaaccccTTATCTTGGTCTGGGTCATTTGGCAAATGGCTGTTCATTCAGACTTACTCTAATTATGTATGATACAGGGATATCAAGCGGAGTCTCATTTTACATTTCAGGAATGTTGTCAAAATGTTTGCTACCGCAGAGGGCCTGCTTACGCAGCAGGACCACATGACCAAGGACGGCCTGCAGGAGGTGTTTGCCACCAACCTTTTTGGCCACTTTCTGATGGTAAATCTCTCCGTAAACCACAATAATCTGGTATCTGATGGTCTCACCACTGCCATTCCAGATGTGTGCGTAGCAATAGAAATGGAAACAACTGCTGGGTAAAAAGTAATTACATgtaaagaattttttttattatgaacaATTATAACTGCCAGCAAAGCTCTTTTTGGTGCTTTCTAGAGGTTCTCATGTAGTTCACCAATGAAGCACCTGATCCGTTTCCACTTTATCCACTGTATGGAAAGCATGGACTCCTGTGCCACTGAGAACCTTGAAGAACTCTATAAAACATTAACAATGTGATCTGACGCCGTGGAACGCACAGTTAAGTGGCCCTTAGGCTAGGAACCATTATTGTCAGTTACATGGTTATTCTCTATACAGTGGTGTCCAGGCATTATACGTCTAGTGCTATAGATTCTTGAAAAGTGCGGGTTCATTGTTTTAAGAGGTGAGATGGCTTAGTTTTCAAAAAAATAGTTCATTAAAAAATTCAAAAGCACACATGAGACATAAGCCAGTGCACCCCAGGGATCTCTACTGCTGGAGCTCTCCATCCCTTTATCTGGGCATCTTAGAGAGGCATCTGGCTGATTTGTCACAtcaccaattttttttttcttttcagctgAAACCGTGCCCTAACTTGACTCAGTCCCTAGTGATGGCCGAATGAAACTTCAGAAAcggtttgctgtattttttgaccccactagatggagcacttggtttgctttggggcatgctttgagccctttttttgaacaaagagcaccatctagtgggatgagaaaatacagcaaatggttcatgaagtttCATTCGGCCATCACTATCAGTCCCCAGCACAGAACCCATGATGCATTATTAATGTCACCTGTGGGAAGATTGGTTTCTTTTATCGGCCACTGATCCACTTAGGTGATCTGAGGTGTGAGACCTGCTTGCTGAGGGTATCATGGTACAGCTTGATGTCTCCTGCGTGCTCCAGGTGAGGGAGCTTGAGCCGGTCCTGTGCCAACCCGATCACACGGCCCAGCTGATATGGACGTCATCCAGCAATGCCAGGCGCTCCGCCTTCGACTTGGATGACCTCCAGCACCAGAGGGGCACGGAGCCCTACAGCTCCTCCAAGTATGCCGTGGACCTGCTTAGTGTGGCCCTGAACCGGCACCACAACCAACAGGTGGCGGcattacatttcagaaagaaatttcctctcctccattgtcatctggctttctttcctTCACTTCATTGCTTtcctttttctctgtttttaaaatattctgtATAAACGATGCAGGAATGCATTACAACACAGCCATGTAAAGCGCAGAGGGGCGACTTGAGAAAGgagctatataaaaatacattgaatTGGATTGAAATTAAGCTGCAATTAAAGTCACTTAGTTCTTGGCTTACGGTGCTAATATTGACAATAAACCCTTGAGTGCTTTAAAATCGCAGATACGTTTTTCAAATCCCTAGTTTTTTAGTTCTTTTGTTCCATTgctatttgttcatttttagcattttttaaatgaaaaaccaGTGTTTGGATATCTGAGGCATAAAGGATTGAtgttccttgtttttttttttccaaaacgatattttcttttcttctgATCCACTGAGGATGGATTTCTCATCTATTTTTAACAGGGGATTTACTCATCGGTGATTTGCCCGGGATTAGTGATGACTAATCTGACCTACGGCATCCTTCCCTCCTTCCTCTGGACTCTCATCATGCCCATAATGTTGCTAGTGAGTCTTTTGCTCTCCCTCTATGCCAGACATGCATAGTAGCAGGAGCTCTGGTCCACTGAGGGATGTTAGCAAAATAGGATCAATGGGTGTAAataaaaaatggggggggggagggggggcaagcctctgtgcctgtgatcggaaggtcgctggttcgagcACATCTCTGGGTCCTGTGGGTAGTTTTCTTGAAGCCTGCATAAATTCAGGACGAGAAATAACTCTGTTCCTTATCCcgactcccccacccccaaaccttAACAGATCAGAATCTTCACGAACACATTCACACTGACACCCTACAACGGAGCAGAGGCCCTGGTACGTACTGA is a window from the Paramormyrops kingsleyae isolate MSU_618 chromosome 21, PKINGS_0.4, whole genome shotgun sequence genome containing:
- the hsd17b7 gene encoding 3-keto-steroid reductase/17-beta-hydroxysteroid dehydrogenase 7, translating into MEKVVLVTGANSGIGLALCERLLSLDSQVSLCLACRNMQRAEAARSALLASHSDAHINLIRLDVGDISSVLRAAQEVKMRYKRLDYIYLNAGIMPDPQVDIRAFFKGLFSRNVVKMFATAEGLLTQQDHMTKDGLQEVFATNLFGHFLMVRELEPVLCQPDHTAQLIWTSSSNARRSAFDLDDLQHQRGTEPYSSSKYAVDLLSVALNRHHNQQGIYSSVICPGLVMTNLTYGILPSFLWTLIMPIMLLIRIFTNTFTLTPYNGAEALCWLYLQKPESLDPLAKYHSLTSGLGKNYTAPRKMDVVEGTSEALYDKLLKLEIEIRKKNKDAEQQISDLQHHLNEAP